One window from the genome of Streptomyces sp. NBC_01476 encodes:
- a CDS encoding GH92 family glycosyl hydrolase, with protein MLRHSGRWSRFGVLATVLAAGAVMVTPAAAGAAPDHGPGGRTALVADPTGYVDPFIGTQKGVDWENTFPGVTAPFGMMQFSPDTASGPTGYSYGDDAIKGFSLDHFSGGCSSFGDIPILPVTGAVGTDPAGRTEHFSHDDEQAAPGSYDVKLADSGVQVDLGATARTGIASFRYPAGSQAQVLVKSGTSLGGDLAAEVHVVNDHELAGTTTPHGLCNNSQYTMYFDITFDRPFTAHGTWQGGAVTPGSSAATGAGSGAYLTFDTSARTTVTAKVGMSYVSTGGAARNLAAEIPGWNVGHVQRQTRDAWRDVLRRVGVGGGTDTELTTFYTSLYRSFQSPSVFNDVDGRYIGFDNVIHTVPAGHTQYATFSDWDIYRSLAPLQTMIYPQKAGDMANSLLRDAQQQGGWWPKWPSQNMTGNVMNGDNGVPLFAQYVAYGATGVDVRAALPIMKKGATRSQSVGWGWTERPGVEDYVRLGYAPNNATSQGDHGLQGASETLEWSTDDFAISRLAASVGDHRTEAEYAERGNNWQNIYDPSTGYLRPRDDNGAFPAGPGFQTPPAGAFGQDGYDEGNAAQYNWSVQQDMAGLIAALGGKEKAAQRLDDFFSQLNAGGNAPYDWAGNEIDTTAPWAYDYAGQPWKTQEVTRRFETELFTTAPDGLPGNDDNGALSSEYVWAALGMMPATPGTPVLALNSPLFKRAVISLGTGRTITIDAPRAAGDAPYVTGLRLDGRPYESTALPASFATRGGALDFSLSTRPDTHWATGAGAAPPSYRSGEVPAVGYLTPTGTQVLPGGSSLPATVGASTLAGHAGKVRWTAASDVAGVTVTPSSGTLDLSRAATATAPVTVRVADGTASGYHPVKVTFRAADGRTLPGGAVVVTVPAADGAATACDTLGATDTECGLRLRDNGDGHTAVVTAGGRSGRSTTDGSPYEYFDVDNTIVPGGDYRATVTIDYYDHGTGSWSMQYDSTSGAYKQSPSVAKTGTDTWKTATFTVDDAAFHNGENAGTDFRLANNGDTGTIGRVHVSVTGDNVLALHLCPDDN; from the coding sequence GTGTTGCGACACAGCGGCAGATGGAGCAGATTCGGCGTCCTGGCCACGGTGCTGGCCGCAGGGGCGGTGATGGTGACCCCCGCGGCGGCCGGCGCCGCACCGGACCACGGCCCCGGCGGCCGGACCGCGCTGGTGGCGGATCCGACCGGGTACGTCGACCCCTTCATCGGCACCCAGAAAGGCGTGGACTGGGAGAACACCTTCCCCGGGGTCACCGCGCCGTTCGGCATGATGCAGTTCAGCCCCGACACCGCGTCCGGCCCCACCGGTTACTCCTACGGTGACGACGCCATCAAGGGCTTCAGCCTCGACCACTTCTCCGGCGGCTGCTCGTCCTTCGGCGACATCCCGATCCTGCCGGTCACCGGCGCCGTCGGGACCGACCCGGCCGGGCGCACCGAACACTTCTCGCACGACGACGAGCAGGCCGCGCCCGGCTCGTACGACGTGAAGCTGGCCGACTCCGGGGTGCAGGTGGACCTCGGCGCCACCGCCAGGACCGGGATCGCCTCCTTCCGGTACCCGGCCGGCAGCCAGGCGCAGGTGCTGGTGAAGTCGGGCACCAGCCTCGGCGGTGACCTGGCCGCCGAGGTGCACGTCGTCAACGACCACGAACTCGCCGGCACCACCACCCCGCACGGGCTCTGCAACAACAGCCAGTACACGATGTACTTCGACATCACCTTCGACCGGCCGTTCACCGCCCACGGCACCTGGCAGGGCGGCGCCGTCACCCCCGGCTCGTCCGCCGCCACCGGCGCCGGCTCGGGCGCCTACCTGACCTTCGACACCTCCGCGCGGACCACGGTCACCGCCAAGGTCGGCATGTCGTACGTCAGTACCGGCGGCGCGGCCAGGAACCTGGCCGCCGAGATCCCGGGCTGGAACGTCGGCCACGTACAGCGGCAGACCCGCGACGCATGGCGCGACGTGCTGCGCAGGGTCGGTGTCGGCGGTGGCACGGACACCGAACTCACCACCTTCTACACCTCGCTGTACCGCTCCTTCCAGTCGCCGAGCGTCTTCAACGACGTGGACGGCCGCTACATCGGCTTCGACAACGTGATCCACACGGTGCCCGCAGGACACACCCAGTACGCGACCTTCTCCGACTGGGACATCTACCGCTCGCTGGCACCGCTGCAGACCATGATCTATCCGCAGAAGGCCGGTGACATGGCCAACTCGCTGCTGCGCGACGCCCAGCAGCAGGGCGGCTGGTGGCCGAAGTGGCCCTCGCAGAACATGACCGGCAATGTGATGAACGGTGACAACGGCGTACCGCTCTTCGCCCAGTACGTCGCCTATGGCGCGACCGGCGTGGACGTCCGCGCGGCGCTGCCCATCATGAAGAAGGGCGCCACCCGGTCGCAGAGCGTCGGCTGGGGCTGGACCGAGCGGCCCGGCGTCGAGGACTACGTCCGCCTCGGTTACGCGCCCAACAACGCCACCTCCCAGGGTGACCACGGCCTGCAGGGCGCCTCGGAGACCCTGGAGTGGTCCACCGACGACTTCGCCATCTCCCGGCTCGCCGCTTCCGTCGGCGACCACAGGACCGAGGCCGAGTACGCCGAGCGCGGCAACAACTGGCAGAACATCTACGACCCGAGCACCGGCTACCTGCGCCCGCGCGACGACAACGGCGCCTTCCCGGCAGGACCCGGCTTCCAGACCCCGCCGGCCGGGGCGTTCGGCCAGGACGGCTACGACGAGGGCAACGCGGCCCAGTACAACTGGTCGGTCCAGCAGGACATGGCCGGCCTGATCGCCGCGCTGGGCGGCAAGGAGAAGGCCGCCCAGCGGCTGGACGACTTCTTCAGCCAACTCAACGCGGGCGGCAACGCCCCCTACGACTGGGCCGGCAACGAGATCGACACCACGGCCCCGTGGGCGTACGACTACGCGGGTCAGCCGTGGAAGACCCAGGAGGTCACCCGCCGCTTCGAGACGGAACTGTTCACCACCGCGCCGGACGGCCTGCCCGGCAACGACGACAACGGCGCGCTCTCCTCGGAGTACGTGTGGGCCGCGCTCGGCATGATGCCGGCCACCCCCGGCACCCCGGTGCTCGCGCTCAACAGCCCCCTGTTCAAGCGGGCCGTGATCAGCCTCGGCACCGGCCGCACGATCACCATCGACGCCCCGCGCGCCGCCGGCGACGCGCCCTACGTCACCGGACTGCGCCTGGACGGCCGCCCGTACGAGTCCACCGCGCTGCCGGCCTCCTTCGCCACCCGCGGCGGGGCGCTGGACTTCAGCCTTTCCACCCGCCCCGACACCCACTGGGCCACCGGCGCCGGCGCGGCGCCCCCGTCCTACCGCTCCGGTGAGGTGCCCGCGGTCGGCTACCTCACCCCCACCGGCACCCAGGTGCTCCCCGGCGGCAGCAGCCTGCCGGCCACGGTGGGCGCGTCCACTCTCGCCGGGCACGCCGGGAAGGTCCGCTGGACGGCGGCCTCCGACGTGGCCGGTGTGACGGTGACCCCGTCGTCCGGCACGCTCGACCTCTCCCGCGCGGCCACCGCCACCGCACCGGTCACGGTGCGGGTCGCGGACGGCACCGCGTCCGGCTACCACCCGGTCAAGGTCACCTTCCGCGCCGCGGACGGCCGTACGCTGCCCGGCGGCGCGGTCGTGGTGACCGTACCGGCCGCCGACGGCGCCGCCACCGCCTGCGACACGCTGGGCGCCACCGACACCGAGTGCGGGCTGCGGCTGCGGGACAACGGCGACGGCCACACCGCGGTGGTCACCGCCGGCGGCCGCTCCGGCCGCTCCACCACGGACGGCTCGCCGTACGAGTACTTCGACGTCGACAACACCATCGTGCCCGGCGGCGACTACCGGGCGACCGTGACCATCGACTACTACGACCACGGCACCGGCAGCTGGAGCATGCAGTACGACTCCACCAGCGGCGCCTACAAGCAGTCCCCGTCGGTCGCCAAGACCGGCACCGACACCTGGAAGACGGCCACCTTCACGGTGGACGACGCGGCCTTCCACAACGGTGAGAACGCCGGCACCGACTTCCGGCTCGCCAACAACGGCGACACCGGCACCATCGGCCGGGTGCACGTCTCCGTCACCGGTGACAACGTCCTGGCCCTGCACCTCTGCCCCGACGACAACTGA
- a CDS encoding aldo/keto reductase: MPGRPHPAPADRRIGLGLAAVGRPGYITLGRDRDLPPGRGVDAMRRRVHDLLDDAYAHGVRHFDAARSYGRSEEFLAEWLAADGDRGGVIVSSKWGYTYTGDWRVDAEVHEVKDHSVAAYDRQLAETRQLLGDHLDIYQVHSVTPESPALTDEVLHRRLAALAAEGVTVGLSASGPAQGEAIRAALAVTVDGEPLFRSVQATWNPLEPSAGTALAEAYDAGCAIIVKEGVANGRLAQPDQDLERALAPIAESTGASYDAIALAAALHQPWPATVLSGAATTEQLTSNLRAATVTLTPGDLDALAGLAEPPAQYWAHRSRLPWT; this comes from the coding sequence GTGCCAGGACGACCGCACCCCGCCCCCGCCGACCGCAGGATCGGGCTCGGTCTGGCCGCCGTCGGCCGGCCCGGCTACATCACGCTGGGCCGCGACCGCGACCTGCCGCCCGGCCGCGGGGTGGACGCGATGCGACGGCGGGTGCACGACCTGCTCGACGACGCCTACGCCCACGGCGTCCGCCACTTCGACGCGGCCCGCTCCTACGGCCGCTCCGAGGAATTCCTCGCCGAGTGGCTGGCCGCCGACGGCGACCGCGGCGGGGTGATCGTCTCCAGCAAGTGGGGCTACACCTACACCGGTGACTGGCGGGTCGACGCCGAGGTGCACGAGGTGAAGGACCACTCCGTCGCCGCGTACGACCGTCAGCTCGCCGAGACCCGGCAGCTGCTCGGCGACCATCTCGACATCTACCAGGTGCACTCGGTGACCCCGGAGAGCCCGGCGCTCACCGACGAGGTGCTGCACCGCCGGCTGGCCGCGCTGGCCGCCGAGGGCGTGACCGTCGGGCTCTCGGCGAGCGGACCCGCGCAGGGCGAGGCGATCCGTGCCGCGCTGGCCGTCACGGTGGACGGCGAACCCCTCTTCCGCAGCGTCCAGGCGACCTGGAACCCGCTGGAGCCGTCGGCCGGCACGGCGCTGGCCGAGGCGTACGACGCCGGCTGCGCGATCATCGTCAAGGAGGGTGTGGCCAACGGGCGTCTGGCACAGCCCGATCAGGACCTGGAGCGGGCACTGGCCCCGATCGCCGAGTCCACCGGGGCGTCCTACGACGCCATCGCGCTGGCCGCCGCCCTGCACCAGCCGTGGCCTGCCACCGTACTGTCCGGCGCGGCGACCACCGAGCAGCTCACCTCGAACCTGCGGGCCGCCACCGTCACCCTGACCCCCGGCGATCTCGACGCGCTGGCCGGGCTGGCCGAGCCGCCCGCGCAGTACTGGGCCCACCGCTCCCGGCTGCCCTGGACCTGA
- a CDS encoding carboxyl transferase domain-containing protein — translation MAGPRPRPGAVELIATVLDDGSFRRWDTPPDRAGAEDGYARQLADAAARAGTDESVITGEGRVRGRRVAVAVCEFRFLGGSIGRASAARLTAAIERATRERLPMLAAPASGGTRMQEGTAAFVRMVTVCGAVIRHKAAGLPYLVYLRHPTTGGVLASWGSLGHLTIAEPGALLGFLGPRVYEALGGELFPEGVQTAENLYAHGLIDGVVAPRRLPEVVDRALTILTAGPPAPSPEPVFEVPAPVDAWESVLRTRSAGRPGVQAFLEYAATDVMPLNGTGEGESDPGVTLALARFEDASCIVLGQDRRGRGERHPLGPGSLRVARRGMQLAGQLQMPLVNVIDTPGGELSVAAEEGGLAAEIARCLADLMALDAPSVSILLGQGSGGAALSLLPANRVIAAQHAWLSPLPPEGASAIVYRTTARADEMARRQGVRASDLLAAGIVDRIVPERPDAAEEPEEFCRRLGLVLRHELGRLAAHPGSYRSQRLGRYDLLTAGM, via the coding sequence ATGGCAGGACCCCGTCCGCGGCCCGGTGCGGTGGAGTTGATCGCGACCGTGCTGGATGACGGCTCGTTCCGCAGGTGGGACACCCCGCCGGACCGGGCGGGTGCCGAGGACGGCTACGCCCGGCAGTTGGCGGACGCCGCAGCCCGGGCCGGTACCGACGAGTCGGTGATCACCGGTGAGGGCCGGGTCCGTGGCCGGCGGGTCGCCGTCGCCGTCTGCGAGTTCCGGTTCCTGGGCGGCTCGATCGGCCGTGCCTCCGCGGCCCGGCTGACCGCCGCCATCGAGCGGGCGACCCGCGAGCGCCTCCCGATGCTGGCCGCGCCCGCCTCGGGCGGCACCCGGATGCAGGAGGGCACCGCGGCGTTCGTGCGGATGGTGACGGTCTGCGGCGCCGTCATCCGGCACAAGGCGGCCGGTTTGCCGTACCTCGTCTATCTGCGGCACCCCACCACCGGCGGAGTCCTGGCCTCATGGGGTTCGCTCGGCCATCTCACCATCGCCGAGCCCGGGGCGCTGCTCGGCTTCCTGGGGCCGCGGGTCTACGAGGCGCTGGGCGGCGAGCTGTTCCCCGAGGGCGTCCAGACCGCCGAGAACCTGTACGCACACGGCCTGATCGACGGTGTGGTGGCGCCGCGGCGGCTCCCCGAGGTCGTCGACCGCGCGCTCACCATCCTCACCGCGGGGCCCCCGGCCCCCTCCCCGGAACCCGTCTTCGAGGTCCCCGCACCGGTCGACGCCTGGGAGTCCGTCCTGCGTACCCGCTCGGCCGGCCGCCCCGGGGTACAGGCGTTCCTGGAGTACGCCGCCACCGATGTGATGCCGCTCAACGGCACCGGCGAGGGCGAGTCGGATCCCGGGGTGACGCTGGCGCTGGCCCGCTTCGAGGACGCGTCCTGCATCGTGCTCGGCCAGGACCGGCGGGGCCGGGGCGAGCGGCATCCGCTGGGCCCCGGCTCGCTGCGGGTGGCCCGGCGCGGTATGCAACTGGCCGGGCAGTTGCAGATGCCGCTGGTGAATGTGATCGACACCCCGGGCGGTGAACTGTCGGTCGCCGCCGAGGAGGGCGGTCTCGCCGCCGAGATCGCGCGCTGCCTGGCCGACCTGATGGCGCTGGACGCGCCCTCGGTCAGCATCCTGCTCGGCCAGGGCTCCGGCGGCGCGGCGCTGTCGCTGCTGCCGGCGAACCGGGTGATCGCCGCCCAGCACGCGTGGCTCTCCCCGCTGCCGCCGGAGGGGGCCTCGGCGATCGTGTACCGGACCACCGCGCGGGCCGACGAGATGGCGCGCCGTCAGGGCGTACGGGCGAGTGATCTGCTGGCCGCGGGCATCGTCGACCGGATCGTCCCGGAGCGGCCGGACGCGGCGGAGGAACCGGAGGAGTTCTGCCGCCGCCTCGGCCTGGTGCTGCGGCACGAACTCGGCCGGCTGGCGGCGCACCCGGGGTCCTACCGCTCGCAGCGGCTGGGCCGCTACGACCTGCTGACCGCGGGGATGTGA
- a CDS encoding GNAT family N-acetyltransferase: protein MTHPDIELRHATNIEDVWSVLIEVYAEVRADQLHMPHYSVERFAERLSRHGSEPGWEAVVGFDGDEPVGYAYVNTLLPDDRWWQRMTTPVPEGCTDTPTVALKEIMLRVPWRGTGTARRIHDELLAGRPERQVSLLVNPLAGGGKVKALYEGWGYETISSQQPSLDGPVLTAMLRAVRETASMDQLIVSE from the coding sequence GTGACTCACCCTGACATCGAACTGCGCCATGCCACGAACATCGAAGACGTGTGGAGTGTGCTGATCGAGGTCTATGCCGAGGTCCGGGCCGATCAGCTTCACATGCCGCACTACTCGGTGGAGCGGTTCGCGGAGCGCCTGTCCCGACATGGATCGGAACCCGGTTGGGAGGCCGTCGTCGGGTTCGACGGTGACGAACCCGTGGGGTACGCGTACGTCAACACGCTCCTCCCGGACGACCGGTGGTGGCAGCGGATGACGACTCCTGTCCCGGAAGGGTGCACGGACACCCCGACGGTGGCGTTGAAGGAGATCATGTTGCGCGTGCCGTGGCGGGGCACCGGCACGGCTCGGCGGATCCATGACGAACTGCTCGCCGGGCGGCCCGAACGGCAGGTCAGTCTTCTCGTGAACCCGTTGGCCGGCGGTGGCAAGGTGAAGGCGCTCTACGAGGGCTGGGGTTACGAGACGATCAGTTCGCAGCAGCCCTCTCTTGATGGCCCGGTGCTGACGGCGATGCTCCGTGCGGTCCGGGAGACAGCCTCGATGGATCAACTGATCGTCTCAGAATGA